Proteins encoded in a region of the Orcinus orca chromosome X, mOrcOrc1.1, whole genome shotgun sequence genome:
- the KLHL34 gene encoding kelch-like protein 34, which produces MSYFLSYCKAHGGALLTGYQALRAEGFLCDVTLEAEGSEFPAHRSLLACSSDYFRALFKSHTRESRAPVIHLHVPSAAGLQRLLDFIYTAWLPLSMDTVEDTLEAASYLQVTEALGLCGRYLERQLAPDNCCFAANMAARFGLVHTLGVAERCIVSHLRELLARGAGPAGLLELNPASLRAVLGAPDVARVPEARLLGLALAWLRQEPEAERLAHCAALLERVRFGLVPTDVLRRVYSGSGLTLPSRVKGLIIQALNYHTSPSRQPLMQGEQTSVRSPQTRILLVGGCRGREVVTEEVVAPRRAARGRGAAAEPEEEEEEEEQVEEEEEWELTQDVVAFDGYNHRWRSLTRLPAPLLGHSVCAAGNFLFVLGGETPSGGGSSPTADGLRAVTAEVHRYDPRFHAWTTVPAMREARAHFWCGAVGEGLLAVGGLGAGGEALASVEMYDLRWDRWTAAGALPRALHGHAGAVGNCGVVYVSGGKAGRGEGGANSLRDLFSLGPGEQAWSKRAPMGTARFGHHMAALRGALFAFLGRYEPFSEIERYDPGTDQWTRLRPLPYDRFCYGLAVVDETVLLLGGLKWQDSRQVPTRNVVGYDLDLDRWEDTGCALPWAWSGLQCAVLQLAEGGDEEREGEPGEAPDLVLGLMGQ; this is translated from the coding sequence ATGAGTTACTTCCTGTCTTACTGCAAAGCTCATGGCGGCGCGCTGCTCACCGGCTACCAGGCCCTGCGCGCCGAGGGCTTTCTGTGCGACGTGACTCTGGAGGCCGAGGGCAGCGAGTTCCCGGCGCACAGGTCGCTCCTCGCGTGTTCCAGCGACTACTTCAGGGCCCTGTTCAAGAGCCACACCCGGGAATCCCGAGCGCCCGTGATCCACCTGCATGTGCCGTCAGCGGCCGGCCTGCAGCGCCTGCTGGACTTCATCTACACCGCCTGGCTGCCGCTCTCCATGGACACTGTGGAGGACACGCTGGAGGCCGCCAGCTACCTGCAGGTCACCGAGGCCCTGGGGTTGTGCGGCCGCTACCTGGAGCGCCAGCTAGCCCCTGATAACTGCTGCTTCGCCGCCAACATGGCGGCGCGCTTCGGCCTGGTGCACACGCTGGGCGTGGCCGAGCGCTGCATTGTGAGCCACCTGCGGGAGCTGCTGGCGCGGGGCGCGGGCCCCGCCGGGCTGCTGGAGCTCAACCCCGCGTCGCTGAGGGCCGTGCTGGGTGCCCCTGACGTGGCGCGCGTGCCCGAGGCCCGGCTGCTGGGCCTGGCTCTGGCCTGGCTGCGGCAGGAGCCCGAGGCCGAACGGCTGGCCCACTGCGCCGCGCTGCTCGAGCGCGTCCGCTTCGGCCTGGTGCCCACCGACGTGCTGCGGCGCGTGTACTCGGGCTCCGGCCTCACCCTGCCCTCCCGGGTCAAGGGCCTCATCATCCAGGCCCTCAACTACCACACGTCGCCCTCCCGCCAGCCGCTCATGCAGGGCGAGCAGACCAGCGTCCGGAGCCCCCAAACCCGCATCTTGTTGGTCGGGGGGTGCAGGGGGCGGGAGGTGGTGACCGAGGAGGTCGTGGCCCCCCGGCGGGCAGCCAGGGGGAGGGGCGCCGCGGCGGAGCccgaggaagaggaggaggaagaggagcaggtggaggaggaggaggagtgggAGCTTACCCAGGACGTGGTGGCCTTTGACGGGTACAACCACCGCTGGCGCAGCCTCACGCGGCTGCCCGCTCCACTACTGGGACACAGCGTGTGCGCCGCGGGCAACTTCCTGTTCGTCCTCGGCGGGGAGACCCCGTCGGGCGGCGGCTCCTCCCCCACAGCCGACGGCCTGCGGGCGGTCACGGCCGAAGTGCACCGTTATGACCCGCGCTTCCACGCTTGGACAACTGTGCCCGCTATGCGGGAAGCGCGGGCCCATTTCTGGTGCGGCGCCGTGGGTGAGGGGCTCCTGGCCGTCGGGGGCCTGGGCGCGGGCGGCGAAGCGCTGGCTTCAGTGGAGATGTACGACCTGCGCTGGGACCGCTGGACGGCGGCCGGGGCGCTGCCGCGGGCCCTGCACGGCCACGCGGGGGCTGTCGGGAACTGCGGCGTCGTGTATGTCTCCGGGGGCAAGGCGGGGAGAGGCGAGGGCGGCGCGAACAGCCTCCGGGACTTGTTCTCCCTGGGCCCCGGGGAGCAGGCGTGGAGCAAGAGGGCGCCTATGGGCACGGCCCGCTTCGGGCACCACATGGCCGCACTGCGCGGCGCGCTGTTCGCCTTTCTGGGGCGCTACGAGCCCTTCTCCGAAATCGAGCGCTACGACCCCGGCACCGACCAGTGGACTCGGCTGCGGCCGCTACCCTACGACCGCTTCTGCTATGGGCTGGCCGTGGTCGACGAGACGGTGCTGCTGCTGGGAGGCCTGAAGTGGCAGGACTCACGCCAGGTGCCTACCCGCAACGTGGTGGGTTATGACCTCGACCTGGACCGCTGGGAGGACACTGGCTGCGCGCTGCCTTGGGCCTGGAGCGGCCTGCAGTGCGCAGTGCTGCAGCTGGCCGAGGGTGGGGacgaggagagggagggagagcctGGAGAGGCGCCAGATTTAGTGCTGGGCTTAATGGGTCAGTGA